A window of the Aspergillus flavus chromosome 6, complete sequence genome harbors these coding sequences:
- a CDS encoding uncharacterized protein (eukaryotic protein of unknown function-domain containing protein), with the protein MTSQQPPFAAQRGFTAITDRVYIHHVCDESPSDTSLKHVSKYSDGYHEIFPHAKIVIVLSRTIQAVTQRHESRIEAMMPVIDIVFPTRCTFRETSVLLLRVMGIRIYQSIQSESESYSTQCRIAGAILLAATLVAYQCRQGIDRKFPISMLVCDSTPGAVGIFSSRSLPTWLPFITVTQVQAVVYMVLWANWTWEKICRIEPSGIWASRVINDLAVVPVESHRLYMYSREDEIIWWEDLVQAADEAKALGYRAELRVFEGLPHVGHMRLHPEQYWKAVFERLGGRSFEAER; encoded by the exons ATGA CTTCGCAACAACCGCCATTCGCCGCGCAGAGGGGTTTCACGGCAATAACAGATCGGGTCTATATTCACCATGTATGCGACGAATCGCCCA GCGACACCTCGCTCAAACATGTCTCGAAATATAGCGATGGCTACCACGAGATCTTCCCTCACGCCAAAATCGTCATCGTGCTCTCACGTACCATACAAGCAGTAACCCAGAGACATGAATCCAGAATCGAAGCTATGATGCCCGTCATTGACATAGTATTTCCAACCCGATGTACCTTTAGGGAAACATCAGTGCTACTGCTAAGGGTGATGGGAATAAGAATATACCAGAGCATCCAGAGCGAGAGCGAATCCTACTCTACGCAATGTCGAATAGCAGGCGCCATTCTCCTTGCCGCCACGCTAGTCGCGTATCAGTGTCGCCAGGGCATTGATCGAAAATTCCCCATCTCAATGTTAGTGTGCGATTCAACGCCTGGTG CCGTGGGAATATTCTCATCGAGGTCCCTCCCCACGTGGCTGCCATTCATCACGGTTACCCAGGTTCAGGCCGTTGTATACATGGTACTGTGGGCGAACTGGACCTGGGAGAAAATCTGCAGAATTGAACCGTCAGGTATATGGGCGAGTCGAGTTATCAACGACCTTGCTGTTGTGCCCGTCGAGTCCCACAGGCTCTATATGTACTCGAGGGAAGACGAAATAATCTGGTGGGAAGACTTAGTGCAAGCTGCTGATGAGGCAAAAGCTCTAGGCTACCGCGCTGAACTGCGGGTGTTTGAGGGATTACCGCATGTCGGACATATGAGGCTGCATCCGGAGCAGTACTGGAAGGCGGTTTTTGAGCGCTTGGGAGGACGCTCATTCGAAGCGGAGCGCTGA
- a CDS encoding Alpha/Beta hydrolase protein yields MHSNVNFSSDGETLAGILFRPDRAEGKLPTVICAGGWCYTKEIVLPHIAKIVNEEGVQVLAFDYAGFGESSGARRQHLDPWQQISDYRNALTYAESRDDVDASRLGCLGISYSGGHVLILAAIDPRIKSIVSIVPVVDGYNNLRRAHGERRFADLQAAILADRRQRVITSSAGNNGGNDGTIAMASPTPYDELSVWPYPRVHEVFMQVKQGEAPLHEHWSTMESAELLLNYSVSPFLDRILNTRVMMIVAEGDNITAWDLEIQAFNQIPAPGKRVEILPGVSHMSLYSDRADTNIAAAHAKDWFSKTL; encoded by the coding sequence ATGCATTCCAACGTCAACTTCTCAAGCGATGGGGAAACCCTCGCCGGTATCCTCTTCCGTCCCGACCGTGCCGAGGGTAAACTGCCCACTGTAATCTGTGCCGGCGGATGGTGCTACACCAAAGAAATCGTCCTTCCGCACATAGCCAAGATCGTGAACGAGGAAGGAGTACAAGTCCTTGCCTTCGATTACGCCGGGTTCGGCGAGAGCTCAGGCGCCCGCCGCCAGCATCTCGATCCGTGGCAGCAGATCTCCGATTATCGTAACGCCTTGACCTACGCTGAAAGCCGCGATGATGTGGATGCCTCGCGGCTGGGCTGCCTGGGCATCTCGTACAGCGGTGGCCATGTTCTAATTCTCGCCGCGATCGACCCGCGTATCAAGTCAATTGTCAGCATTGTCCCGGTTGTCGATGGCTACAACAACCTGCGCCGCGCGCATGGGGAGCGCCGCTTCGCGGATCTTCAGGCAGCGATCCTCGCAGATCGAAGACAACGTGTAATAACCTCATCTGCTGGCAACAATGGGGGCAATGACGGCACGATTGCAATGGCGTCCCCGACGCCGTATGATGAGCTCTCTGTCTGGCCTTACCCTCGTGTCCACGAGGTCTTTATGCAAGTGAAGCAAGGCGAGGCTCCCTTGCACGAGCACTGGAGCACGATGGAATCCGCCGAGCTGCTGTTGAATTACAGCGTTTCGCCTTTTCTTGATCGTATTCTCAACACCCgtgtgatgatgattgtCGCCGAGGGAGACAACATCACGGCCTGGGACTTGGAAATACAAGCCTTTAACCAGATTCCGGCTCCGGGTAAACGGGTCGAGATTTTGCCTGGTGTCAGTCATATGAGCTTGTATTCGGACCGCGCAGATACCAACATCGCAGCGGCACATGCGAAAGATTGGTTCTCCAAAACATTGTAG